The Bacillus sp. Y1 genome includes the window GCAAACTGAGTGGCTTTTGTCTCATTCGTCAAAGAATAAGTGACTGCTTGAAATAATCCTGCACTTTCTAAGTAGCGACGGACGATTCTGCGCTTTTTCTGGTAATCACTTAATTTCCCTGGAGTAGAAGCACCCTTTGGAAGAGTTTTAGGAATATAGTCGTAACCGTATATCCTTCCAACCTCTTCAACTAAATCTTCCTCAATAGTAATATCGCCACGACGAGTAGGTACAGTTACTGTAATTTCGTTCCCTTCAACCTTCGTAACAAATTGTAGACGGGCAAAGATATCTTGCACCTCATCCATGGATATTTCGGTACCAAGCACACCATTGATTTTGTCTAATGTAATGGAAACAACCGCAGGCTCCACCTTAAGCGCATCTGCCTCGACAGATCCTTCTAATACTTCTCCATTTGCATACAGTGCTAGTAGCTCAGCCGCTCTTTCTGCTGCAGCTCTGACACGATTCGGATCCACACCTTTTTCATAGCGTGCACTAGCTTCACTGCGTAAACCATGATCCTTCGAAGCTTTACGAATGGGTGCTCCAACAAAATATGCAGACTCTAGTAACACGGTTGTCGTTGTTGTTTCTACCTCAGAGTTTGCTCCACCCATAACTCCTGCTAATGCAACTGGTTCTTTTCCGTTTGTAATTACAAGATGATCTGTTGTTAATGTACGTTTGGCATCATCAAGCGTTGTAATCGTTTCACCTTGATGTGCACGACGAACAACGATCTCTTTTGAACCAAGACGATCATAGTCAAAGGCATGAAGTGGTTGACCGTATTCCATTAAAATGTAATTCGTAATATCGACAACATTATTATGAGGACGTACCCCTGCAGCCATCAGACGTGTTTGCATCCATAATGGTGAAGGTCCAACCTTTACATTTTTAATCACTTTGGCTACGTAAAGTGGATTATCCTCCGGAGCATCTACAGTGACAGAAATATAATCGCTAGCCTTTTCGTTAATTGATGAAACCTCAGGCTTCGGAAGCTTTACTTCTTTTCCTAGAATTGCGGCAACCTCATATGCTACACCTAGCATGCTTAAGCAATCTGCTCGGTTCGGAGTTAAACCTAGTTCTAAAATTTGATCATCACGACTTAACAGCTCAAGTGCATCGTCCCCAACTGTTACCTCATTCGGGAATACGAATATCCCTTCAGAGAATTCCTTAGCAACAAGCTTGCTTTCAACCCCTAGCTCCTGCAAGGAACAAATCATTCCGTTTGACTCTTCGCCGCGAAGCTTTGCTTTTTTAATTTTGAAGTTTCCTGGGAGAACAGCTCCCACCTTTGCAACAATAACATGTTGACCTTTATCTACATTCGGAGCTCCACAGATGATTTGAACTGGCTCTCCTTCTCCAACATCTACTAAACATTTATTTAGCTTATCGGCATTTGGATGCTGCTCACGTTCTAACACGTGACCGACGACGAGTCCTTTCATTCCTTCATTAAGAATCTCAACGCCTTCCACTTCAATCCCACTTTTTGTAATTTTATCGGCTAGTTCAGAAGCTGTGACACCAGAAAGGTCCACGTACTCTTGAAGCCATTTATAAGAAACAAACATTCTTGTTATCCTCCTATTCGTGTATCGAAAATTGCTTTAAGAAACGTACATCATTTGTATAGTAATGACGAATATCATCCACGCCATATTTTAGCATCGCAATTCTTTCAGGCCCCATACCGAACGCAAAGCCTGTATATTTTTTCGAATCATAGCCAGCCATTTCAAGTACATTTGGATGCACCATTCCAGCTCCAAGAATTTCAATCCAACCCGTTCCTTTACAAACGCTACATCCTTTTCCGTTACAAATTTTACATGAAATATCCATTTCAACAGAAGGCTCTGTGAATGGGAAGAAGCTAGGACGTAAGCGAATCTCACGGTCTTCACCAAAGAGTTTTTTCGCAAATACATCTAACGTCCCTTTCAGGTCACTCATCTGAATATTTTCTCCTACCACAAGACCCTCGATCTGCATGAATTGGTGGGAATGCGTTGCGTCGTCATTATCACGTCGATAAACTTTTCCTGGGCAGATAATTTTAATCGGGCCCTTTCCTTCTTTCTTTTCCATCGTTCTTGCTTGCATTGGTGATGTATGTGTACGAAGAAGAATTTCTTCCGTAATATAAAAGGAATCTTGCATATCACGAGCTGGATGACCTTTTGGTAAATTTAAAGCCTCAAAGTTATAGTAGTCACTTTCTACTTCGGGGCCTTCTGCAATCGTGTAGCCCATACCAATAAAGAGGTCTTCGATTTCTTCAATGATTCTTGTTAATGGATGATGGTTTCCTGTTTTCACTGGTCTTCCTGGAAGTGTTACATCAATTGTTTCGGAGGCAAGCTTTTTAGCCACCTCTTCTTCTTCCATAACCGCTTGTTTTTCTTCAATTGCTTTTGCAATAACGTCTCTTACCTCGTTTGCCAATGCCCCCATTTTAGGACGTTCCTCGGCAGAGAGCTTCCCCATCCCTTTTAATACCTCAGTAATGGGACCTTTTTTCCCAAGATAAGATACACGAATATCATTTAGTTCTTTTAAATCAGTCGCTTTCTTTATTCCTTCAAGCGCTTCTTGCTGAAGCTCTACTAAGCGTTGCTCCATGTTCTTTCCTCCTTATGATTTTTAGACAAAATAAAAAACCTCGTCCCTGAAAGGGACGAGGTTTCATTATTCGCGGTACCACCCTTAATTAATGTAGACATCTTTCTCCTACATTCACTTCATTGTTGATAACGGCTTTAAACCGGTGCATCTTTACACTTCTTTAAGAAATGGTCCCGATGCCAACTCGGGAGGTGAACTTCGTTTACCTTTTCTATAAAAATGCTTTCAGTCTAAGGCATTTTCTCCCTAACATAGATGGTAGCAAACTACTTTTCTCCGTCATCGTTTTTTTATATGTAATTTTTGCTGTTTATTATAGTATACTTTCTTACTTATTTCAAACCCATTTTAGAGGAGGCTATATGCCTATTTTATCCACGTAAGTAATATAACAAAATTCCTGTTGCTACTGCAACATTTAATGACTCACTTTTCCCATGAATCGGAATATATAGATTAGCTGTCGTTTTACTTAATAGCTCTTTACTTACTCCGTTCCCTTCATTTCCGACGATTAAGGCGTATGATCCAGTTGATTGTATTTGATGGAACGGTTCGGCATTCTCTAATGCTGTTCCATAAACGGGGATCCCTCGGCCAAGAAGGTCGCTTGTCCAAGTAGAGATATCGCCTTTAATAACGGGAAGATGAAAGTGACTTCCTTGGGCAGATCTAAGCACTTTGGAATTATATATATCCACGCTTCCATTGCCAATTACCACAACGTCCACACCTGCAGCATCCGCCGTACGAATCATCGTTCCTAAATTTCCAGGGTCTTGGACAGCATCAATTAAAAGATAAGATGTTCCTTCTGTACCTGATGGCTTTTCTTGATGACATACAGCAAAAATACCTTGTGGTGTATCTGTTTCCGCCAATAGTTTAATGCTGTCAGCAGGCACAGAGACAATCGGAGTTGCTCCGTAATCAAAGCTTGAAGGAAGATCAATGTTTTCTTGTACAATAATTTCTTCTATACGACCTGCTTTTAGCGCTTCCTCCACTAAATGGAACCCTTCGACTAAAAATAGGCCTGTTTTATCTCTTTCCTTTTTCGTTAATAGTTTCTTCCATTGCTTCACCTTTGGGTTACTACTCGAGTGAATATGCTTCAAGGCAAAACCCCTTCTTTCCTTTTTTTCTCGGGTTTTCTTATTATAGCGTAACTTAAGTACATAATAATAACAAAAATAGAAAACATATTAAAGAAAATGAAGAAGGAGTGGGTAAAAATGAATCTTAACTTAAGAAATG containing:
- the pheT gene encoding phenylalanine--tRNA ligase subunit beta — its product is MFVSYKWLQEYVDLSGVTASELADKITKSGIEVEGVEILNEGMKGLVVGHVLEREQHPNADKLNKCLVDVGEGEPVQIICGAPNVDKGQHVIVAKVGAVLPGNFKIKKAKLRGEESNGMICSLQELGVESKLVAKEFSEGIFVFPNEVTVGDDALELLSRDDQILELGLTPNRADCLSMLGVAYEVAAILGKEVKLPKPEVSSINEKASDYISVTVDAPEDNPLYVAKVIKNVKVGPSPLWMQTRLMAAGVRPHNNVVDITNYILMEYGQPLHAFDYDRLGSKEIVVRRAHQGETITTLDDAKRTLTTDHLVITNGKEPVALAGVMGGANSEVETTTTTVLLESAYFVGAPIRKASKDHGLRSEASARYEKGVDPNRVRAAAERAAELLALYANGEVLEGSVEADALKVEPAVVSITLDKINGVLGTEISMDEVQDIFARLQFVTKVEGNEITVTVPTRRGDITIEEDLVEEVGRIYGYDYIPKTLPKGASTPGKLSDYQKKRRIVRRYLESAGLFQAVTYSLTNETKATQFALDKREPVKLAMPMSEDRSVLRLSILPQLLEVVKYNVARQNDSIALYETGAVFLSTEQDKLPEEKEHLAAAVTGLWHQHPWQGEKKAVDYYVLKGVLEGLLARLGLTGRVEFSQAAVDGMHPGRTAEILLDNEKIGFVGQIHPNVQRELDLKETYVFELSLKALLEAEIAPLQYESIPRYPSITRDIALVVDKEVVAGTLSEIITKVGGSLLKEVSVFDLYEGDRLEEGKKSIAFSLRYFDPEKTLTDEEVTKAHEKVLDAVKEQAGAVLRG
- a CDS encoding TrmH family RNA methyltransferase, yielding MKHIHSSSNPKVKQWKKLLTKKERDKTGLFLVEGFHLVEEALKAGRIEEIIVQENIDLPSSFDYGATPIVSVPADSIKLLAETDTPQGIFAVCHQEKPSGTEGTSYLLIDAVQDPGNLGTMIRTADAAGVDVVVIGNGSVDIYNSKVLRSAQGSHFHLPVIKGDISTWTSDLLGRGIPVYGTALENAEPFHQIQSTGSYALIVGNEGNGVSKELLSKTTANLYIPIHGKSESLNVAVATGILLYYLRG
- the pheS gene encoding phenylalanine--tRNA ligase subunit alpha; translated protein: MEQRLVELQQEALEGIKKATDLKELNDIRVSYLGKKGPITEVLKGMGKLSAEERPKMGALANEVRDVIAKAIEEKQAVMEEEEVAKKLASETIDVTLPGRPVKTGNHHPLTRIIEEIEDLFIGMGYTIAEGPEVESDYYNFEALNLPKGHPARDMQDSFYITEEILLRTHTSPMQARTMEKKEGKGPIKIICPGKVYRRDNDDATHSHQFMQIEGLVVGENIQMSDLKGTLDVFAKKLFGEDREIRLRPSFFPFTEPSVEMDISCKICNGKGCSVCKGTGWIEILGAGMVHPNVLEMAGYDSKKYTGFAFGMGPERIAMLKYGVDDIRHYYTNDVRFLKQFSIHE